The Sulfurimonas sp. hsl 1-7 genomic sequence AGTCATAACTATGAATATACAAGTTAGTGTAGTTTCAATAGCACTGTGTACATATAATGGAGAAAAATTTATTTCTCAACAACTTGATTCTATTTTAAAACAAACATATTCTCACCTAGAAATAATTATTGTTGATGACGGTTCAACCGATAAAACAGTTGAAATTCTTCAAAATTATAAAAACATAGATACTAGAATTAAATTTTTTCAAAATGAAAAAAATTTAGGATATGTCAAAAACTTTGAAAAAGCTATTTCATTATGTAAAGGTGATTATATTGCTTTAGCAGATCAAGATGATATTTGGAATACTCGAAAAATTGAGACTTTTCTTTCTAGAATCAAATCAAATGTTTTGATCTACTCCGATGCTGAACTTATTGATGATAATTCAAAAAATTTACATAAAAATTTAATCCAACCAGATAAACAGCTAGTAAAAGGGCATTCTCCTTTATCTTTCTTATTTGACAACTGTATATCTGGAAATACAATGATGTTTAAAAAAGAACTAGTTAAACATATCTTACCTATTCCAGATATTGTATCTTTTCATGATGTCTGGATTGCATATGTAGCATCTTCACTAAGTACTATTATATATACTAAAGAG encodes the following:
- a CDS encoding glycosyltransferase family 2 protein, whose amino-acid sequence is MNIQVSVVSIALCTYNGEKFISQQLDSILKQTYSHLEIIIVDDGSTDKTVEILQNYKNIDTRIKFFQNEKNLGYVKNFEKAISLCKGDYIALADQDDIWNTRKIETFLSRIKSNVLIYSDAELIDDNSKNLHKNLIQPDKQLVKGHSPLSFLFDNCISGNTMMFKKELVKHILPIPDIVSFHDVWIAYVASSLSTIIYTKECFTFYRRYSTQVTADIEQKYSSFSDKLQVKKSRFLNDAKKSIEQFSEYKKVAFNNTKLIILLDLLIEHNQNYQKGFFNFTLYKFLLQHQDEIFKIKNKKHYKSQARKVAAKFKLHQLLFYSM